TAGAAAAACTTTTACACCAGAACTTTCTAAAAAAGGAATCATTTTGGAAGGAAATATTGTTGATAATGTAAATACTTTAATATCAAATTTAAAAGAGCGACATCTACTCTAAGGGGGAATTGCATGAATAGAGATGTATGGGTTTATATAGAAATAGAAAACAATAATATAAAAAAAGTTAGTTTAGAATTACTTAATGAAGGTAGAAAATTAGCTAATAAACTAAATTCTAATTTAGTAGCAATATATATTAATAATAAAGATTATTTTTCAGAAATTGGAAAATACAATGTTGATAAAATCATACAATTACATAATGAAAAAATAAAACATTATAATACTCAGATATTTACAAAAGCTATATCAGACTTAGCATTAGAAAAAAAACCATATATATTTTTAATTGGAGCAACTCATCAAGGAAGAGATCTAGCGCCAAGAATTGCTGCAAAATTAAATACTGGACTAACCGCAGATTGTACAAATTTAGATTTAGATGAAAATGGATTATTATTACAAACAAGACCAGCTTTTGGTGGAAATATTATGGCTACTATAATTTGTCCAGAACACACACCACAAATGGCAACAGTTAGACCAGGTGTGTTTGAAAAAACAAAAATTAATGAGAATAAAAACTATTCTGTAGAAAAAATAGAATTTGAACCAATTAATTCTAATATAGAAATACTAAATCTATTAAAAAAAGAATCATTAAGTAAAGATATTTCAGAAAGCGATATAATTATTGCTGGCGGAAGAGGATTAGGAAATCCTAAAGGGTTTGAATTATTAGAAGAATTAGCTTCTGAACTAAACGGTGTTGTTGCTGCATCTAGAGCAGCTGTTGATGCTGGATGGGCAAATCATGATATTCAAGTTGGGCAAACAGGAAAATCTGTTAAACCAAAAATCTATATTGCATGTGGAATATCAGGAGCAATTCAACATATAGCTGGAATGAAGGATTCTAAATGTATAATTGCAATTAATAAAAATAAAGATGCACCAATATTTAAAATTGCTGATTATGGTATAGTTGGAGATTTATATGAAGTAATTCCTGTTTTAATAAAAAAACTAAAAGAAAATAAAAATTAATTTATGGAGCGATTTTCGCTCCATTTTTTTTATTATATATAATATTTTTCTTTATATTTATTGATTATTTTTAATTATAAATGCTTTTTTATAGTTTTTATATAA
Above is a genomic segment from Marinitoga sp. 38H-ov containing:
- a CDS encoding electron transfer flavoprotein subunit alpha/FixB family protein, giving the protein MNRDVWVYIEIENNNIKKVSLELLNEGRKLANKLNSNLVAIYINNKDYFSEIGKYNVDKIIQLHNEKIKHYNTQIFTKAISDLALEKKPYIFLIGATHQGRDLAPRIAAKLNTGLTADCTNLDLDENGLLLQTRPAFGGNIMATIICPEHTPQMATVRPGVFEKTKINENKNYSVEKIEFEPINSNIEILNLLKKESLSKDISESDIIIAGGRGLGNPKGFELLEELASELNGVVAASRAAVDAGWANHDIQVGQTGKSVKPKIYIACGISGAIQHIAGMKDSKCIIAINKNKDAPIFKIADYGIVGDLYEVIPVLIKKLKENKN